From the genome of Bacteroidota bacterium:
ATACCATCACGGTGGAAATTTTCACCGAAGGAGAATTTGTGGATGTGGTAGGAACTTCCAAAGGAAAAGGATTCCAGGGAGTAGTAAAAAAACATCACTTCAGCGGAGTGGGAGCAGCATCCGGTCACGGACAACACGACCGCCAGCGTTCGCCAGGGTCAATCGGGGCATCCTCCTTTCCATCACGCGTATTAAAAGGAATGCGCATGGCGGGAAGAATGGGAGACGATCGCGTGAAAGCACGCAACCTGCAAGTGTTACGATTAATAAAAGATAAAAATCTTCTGGTAGTGAAAGGTTCAGTGCCCGGAGCAAACGGAAGTTTTGTAATCATTCAAAAATAATTAATCATCGAAAACAATCCCGATAGCTATCGGGAGTCAAAAAATACGAAATAAGAAAATGAAACTCGAAGTATATAATTCAAAAGGAGAAAAAACATCGCGCAGCGTTACGCTGCCTGCTTCCATTTTTGGCGCAGAGCCGAATGAACACGCGATTTATCTCGATGTGAAACAGTTTCTCGCCAACCAGCGCCAGGGAACTCACAAAGCAAAACAGCGCAACGAAATTCACGGAAGCACACGCAAACTGCACAGGCAGAAAGGAACCGGTGGCTCGCGTAAAGGAGATATCAAGAGTCCTCTCTTCCACGGTGGCGGAAGAATTTTTGGTCCGCAGGTGAGAGATTATTCTTTCAAACTGAACAAAAAAGTGAAACAACTTGCGCGAATCAGCGCGCTTTCTCATAAAGCAAAAGCAAAAGCAATCACTGTACTCGAAGATTTTTCTTTTGAAAATCCAAAAACAAAAAATTATGTTGAACTTCTCAGCAACTTGGAAATGTACGGAAACAAAACCCTGCACATAATTCCCAATAGCGATAAGAATGTGATTCTCTCTGCCAGAAATTTAAGAGAAGCCAAAGTTACTTCGGCAAACTCACTGAACACGTATGATATTGTGAACGCAAAAAATATTTTGATTTCTGAAAGCTCACTGAAAACAATCGAAAATATTTTGAGCGATGGTTCAGAAGAAACAGCAGCACCAAAAAAAGAAAAAGCTCCAGCGAAAGCAAAAGTGAAAACAACTACAAAAAAGAAATCTACTAAAGAATAATTCCAATGAGCATTTATCTCAAACCCATCATCACTGAAAAATTTTCTGCAATGGCCAATCAAGGGCGCTATGCTTTTGTGGTTGAAAAAACTGCGAACAAACTCGAAATAAAAAATGCTATTGAGAAAGGATACGGAGTTACAGTTGAATCAGTGAACACAATTAATTACGGAGGAAAAATAAAAATGAGATATACAAAAACAAAAATAATGTCAGGCATTGTTAAACGCGCGAAGAAAGCAATTGTGACTTTGAAAAAAGGCGACACAATTGATTTCTACGGAAACATATAACAGAAATTATAGATTATAGATTATAAATTAAGAATTAAGAATTGAAAACCGAAACAAAAAAAATAATCTATAATTTATAATTCATAATTTTTAATTTCAAACAATGGGAGTAAGAAGATTCAGACCGCTCACACCGGGTCAACGGCATAAAGTAGCAAACGATAACAGCGACATCACCACGTATGTTCCTGAAAAATCTTTGCTGCGTTCTTCAAAAAGAAGCGGTGGAAGAAACCACACAGGAAAAATGACTATGCGCTACCTCGGTGGCGGACATAAAAGACGTTTGCGCGTGATTGATTTCAAGCGCGACAAGTTTGATATTCCTGCAACAGTAAAATCTGTTGAATACGATCCGATGCGCACAGGACGCATTGCACTTCTCCAATATAAGGATGGAGAAAAAAGATACATCCTCGCTCCGCAGGGAATCCAGGTTGGACAAACTGTTGTATCAGGAAAAAATGTTGCACCGAATATTGGAAACGCAATGCCTCTTTCAAATGTTCCGCTCGGAACTATCGTTCACAATATTGAATTGAATCCAGGGCAAGGCGGAAAATTTATTCGCAGCGCGGGCTCTTATGCTCAGCTCACAGCGAAAGAAGGAAAGTTTGTTGTATTGAAAATGCCTTCTGGCGAAACAAGAATGATTCTCTCTACTTGCATGGGAACCGTTGGCTCTGTTTCAAATGCAGACCACAATCAAGAAGTTCACGGAAAAGCAGGAC
Proteins encoded in this window:
- the rplW gene encoding 50S ribosomal protein L23, with the protein product MSIYLKPIITEKFSAMANQGRYAFVVEKTANKLEIKNAIEKGYGVTVESVNTINYGGKIKMRYTKTKIMSGIVKRAKKAIVTLKKGDTIDFYGNI
- the rplB gene encoding 50S ribosomal protein L2, coding for MGVRRFRPLTPGQRHKVANDNSDITTYVPEKSLLRSSKRSGGRNHTGKMTMRYLGGGHKRRLRVIDFKRDKFDIPATVKSVEYDPMRTGRIALLQYKDGEKRYILAPQGIQVGQTVVSGKNVAPNIGNAMPLSNVPLGTIVHNIELNPGQGGKFIRSAGSYAQLTAKEGKFVVLKMPSGETRMILSTCMGTVGSVSNADHNQEVHGKAGRIRWYGRRSRNRPVAMNPVDHPMGGGEGRASGGHPRSRNGQLAKGLKTRSRTKRSNRYIMERRTKGYGSK
- the rplC gene encoding 50S ribosomal protein L3 — its product is MSGLLGKKIGMTNMFDASGRYVACTVIEAGPCVVTQVKTKEKDGYDSLQLGFSERKEKHTTKAQQGHFKKANTTFKKKVAEFRDFEGAQKAGDTITVEIFTEGEFVDVVGTSKGKGFQGVVKKHHFSGVGAASGHGQHDRQRSPGSIGASSFPSRVLKGMRMAGRMGDDRVKARNLQVLRLIKDKNLLVVKGSVPGANGSFVIIQK
- the rplD gene encoding 50S ribosomal protein L4, whose translation is MKLEVYNSKGEKTSRSVTLPASIFGAEPNEHAIYLDVKQFLANQRQGTHKAKQRNEIHGSTRKLHRQKGTGGSRKGDIKSPLFHGGGRIFGPQVRDYSFKLNKKVKQLARISALSHKAKAKAITVLEDFSFENPKTKNYVELLSNLEMYGNKTLHIIPNSDKNVILSARNLREAKVTSANSLNTYDIVNAKNILISESSLKTIENILSDGSEETAAPKKEKAPAKAKVKTTTKKKSTKE